GCCATTCTGGTCCTTGCAGTCCCTGAGCTTCGTCGAGACCTTACCGCGGAGCGTGCTGACGCACCAGGCCAGGTTGCCCGCCAGGTCGGGGTGGTCGTAGTCAACACCCGTGTCGAGGACGGCAACCTGAATGACACCGTTGCTTGAGCCGTCGGTGGTGCTCCATACACTTGGGGCTTTAACGCGCTCTATCCCCCAGGGGATGGTCTGTGCTGGCTGGGTGCTCCCTCCGCCGCCGGCCCATGATGGCTTTCCGAGGAGGACTGCCTGATGGTCAAACTCTACCTTGGTCACTCCAGGGAGCTTCTTGAGCTTTCCAACGGCGTTCGCAGGCACGTCAACGACTACGGCAGGAATGAGCTTAAATTGGTACACTATGTGTCCTCCTATCCCGAGAACCTCGTGGGGGTTGAATTTGGCTTTGTCAACACTGACTATAACTCGTATGGTGCTCTGGTTCCCTGCACTCGCCGGGACTGCAAAGAGTGTTGCTAGAAGTACTACTGAGATCAATAATGCCTCGATTCTTCTCATTCAAATACACATCCATCTTCTAATGGGCATGTATATACAGGGGGGTATTCTTATAAGGATTTTTGCCGTTCTTTTGGAAGTTATTCCAAAAATGGCTGTGTATGTTGCAATATTGACAATTTTCCATATCGGAATTTCTAACTCGCTTGTGGGAATGGCGATACAGCACGGCATAGAGGTTTTTCAGTACTGGAAAAACAGTGAAATAAAGTTGGTTTGGTTTTCACCCTCTCACGAGGGCTATCACCAGCGAGTTCACGTTAGTCCCCGTTGGGCCCGTCTTAACGAGTGCCCCGACCTTTTCGAGGGCATGGTAGGCGTCGTGCTTCCTTAAGGCCTCCTCAACGTCTATTCCAGCTCTCTTCAGCCTCTCAAGGGTGTTCCCTTTCACGATGCCCCCAGCGGCGTCAGTCGGCCCGTCCGTCCCATCGGTATCAACGGCGAGAACCGTCGCTTCCAGCCCAGCTATCTTTCTGGCAACGCTCAACGCGAACTCCTGGTTCGGGCCGCCGAGTCCGGCCTCTTCCTCTATCGTCACCGTCCACTCGCCGCCGGCTATCAGAACAGCCGGCTTCCTGAGGGGCCTGTCGTGCCTCGCTACCTCCTCGATTATCGAGCCTATTGCCAGGGCTACCTCCCTCGCCTCGCCCTCGACGGGAACGGCGAACCCCTCAGGGTGGTCTCCTCGAACATGGGGCACCTCCTCCTGACGGGAATAGCTAAGCACGAAGAGGAAATAGCCAGGAGGCTCTTCCAGCCGGACACGCTCTCCAGGTACGGAATAAGGACGCTCAGTTCAGAGGAGAGAGCCTACAACCCCTTCAGCTACCACCGCGGTAGTGTCTGGCCCCACGACAACGCCATAATCGCTCTCGGTCTGGAGAGGATGGGTAGGAGCGACCTTGCCAGGGAGATAGCCGACAGGATCTTTTCCGCCGCCAAGCTCATGCCCGAGAGGGAGCTTCCGGAGCTCTACAGCGGCCTCGACGAGCTCGTTCCAGTCCCGCGGGCGAACTCTCCCCAGGCCTGGAGTGCCGCGAGCGTCTTCGCTCTAATTACAGCCTCCCTAGGCATGGAAGCTGGAAATGAGCTGAAGATCAGCCCAGCCGAAGGTGTAGAGCTCACGATCAGGGGAGTCCAGTTTAGGAGGAGAAAATACTTGATCAGAACCAATGGAGGGGCTTCGGTTGAACCCCTTTGAGCTCTCCTTTCAAAAGCTACCCGGGCCAATTCTAACGCCTTCAGAGAAGGGCTTTGACTCGAAGAACACTTACAATCCAGCTGTTGTAATGAGGAGGGGAATCTTCGTCATGCTCTACCGAGCAGAGGCCAAGGGTGAGGAGATAACCGGCAGGATGGGGCTGGCCCTGAGCATGGACGGTGTAAACTTCATTAAGCACCCAGAACCGGTCCTTGAACCTGAGTACGAGTGGGAGAGAGCCGGAATCGAAGACCGAGGGTGGTTAGGGTCGGGAAGACCTATTACATGACCTACACTGGCTACGACGGGAGCGTGGCGAGACTCTGCCTGGCCACTTCAAAGAACCTCCTGAACTGGAAGAAGCACGGGGTCCTGTTCGGGGAGTTCCCCTTCAAGAAGAACGGGATGGTGAACTGGACGAAGAGCGGGGCGATACTTCCAGAGAGGCTGAAGTCGGGCCCCTTCAAAGGGCGCTACATCATGTACTTCGGAGATTCAAACGTCTGGCTGGCCCATTCCAAAGACTTGCTCCACTGGGAGTATGAGGAGAGGCCGGTTCTTACTCCGAGGGGGCATCTCGTTGAGCCGGGCCCTCCTCCCCTGATTACAGACGAGGGCATACTCCTCATCCACAACGAGGCCTTCTGGAGGAGTAGAGAGCTGGTCTACACCGTTCAGCTTGCCCTCTTTGACAGGGATGACCCGCGGAGGCTCATCTGGAGAAGCAAAGGACCACTCCTTGAGCCCACCCTCGACTGGGAGAGAAAGGGCTGGGTTGACAACGTGGTCTTCGCGGAAGGGCTCGTCGAGAGGAACGGAACCTACTACTTGTACTACGGGGGAGCCGACAGATACGTGGGACTGGCGTTTCATAGCCCGGGGCAACTGTAGGCTCCTCTTCCAAATGAATTTCAACGGAGCCACTGCGAACGTTGAGTGCAAGATAACTGAGAGGGCTGCAATAGGTACATAACTGAGAATAGCCAGCGGAAAGGCTTTAACCTCACCTTCTTTTTCAACGTCATGTTCCTCGAATACAAAGGCCTCAGGA
This Thermococcus stetteri DNA region includes the following protein-coding sequences:
- a CDS encoding amylo-alpha-1,6-glucosidase, which translates into the protein MGHLLLTGIAKHEEEIARRLFQPDTLSRYGIRTLSSEERAYNPFSYHRGSVWPHDNAIIALGLERMGRSDLAREIADRIFSAAKLMPERELPELYSGLDELVPVPRANSPQAWSAASVFALITASLGMEAGNELKISPAEGVELTIRGVQFRRRKYLIRTNGGASVEPL